In the genome of Misgurnus anguillicaudatus chromosome 11, ASM2758022v2, whole genome shotgun sequence, one region contains:
- the snapc1b gene encoding snRNA-activating protein complex subunit 1b, with product MDNFKGPLVTDCEELLGRFQATESVRFERFSAIWRDMNFSSIFNGKPEPKERRHFARLALSVVSPYFYPPYTFQIRAGGLYLLYGLFNAQLCSPKEKIRIALKDWQDVMQFQQDAMNAQHYDVIYIFRKLLSEKAFLFTAMPTKLFSRMKREDGKVKKICEEFVDPSSRPQELITTEVLEELENVHEHYEDLKKAVFNDPDPNMILIQQNLISKLNNAVLNYSNWQNKNHSASEDQDAGEGPSNQDSSSRAQLLASIKSKSYGQVMEASKSRRHRQAQLVPSADADLTCKVSSKKKRKPSLKNRTQSRFKIQGKEREILKHATRLWRLSAVKEETVAERKKPFNWNPKMESDVM from the exons ATGGACAATTTCAAGGGACCGCTAGTAACAGATTGCGAGGAGCTGCTGGGTCGTTTTCAGGCGACCGAGTCCGTTCGGTTCGAGCGCTTTTCAGCGATCTGGAGAGACATGAACTTTAGCAGCATCTTCAA TGGCAAACCGGAGCCTAAAGAGAGAAGACACTTCGCTCGTTTGGCTCTGTCTGTCGTGTCTCCATACTTTTATCCCCCCTACACCTTCCAGATCAGAGCTGGGGGGCTTTATCTCCTCTATGGGCTCttcaatgcacagctctgcagtCCAAAAGAGAAG ATCCGCATCGCTCTGAAGGACTGGCAGGATGTCATGCAGTTCCAGCAGGATGCAATGAACGCTCAACATTATGATGTGATTTATATCTTTAGAAAGCTTCTGTcagaaaaagcatttttatttacagCCATGCCAACAAAG CTCTTTTCTCGGATGAAGAGAGAAGATGGAAAGGTGAAGAAAATCTGCGAAGAGTTTGTTGATCCATCATCACGACCTCAGGAACTCATCACCACAGAAGTGCTAGAG GAACTGGAGAACGTGCATGAACATTATGAGGACCTGAAGAAAGCAGTTTTTAATGATCCTGACCCAAACATGATCCTTATCCAACAGAACCTGATCTCCAAATTAAACAATGCCGTCCTCAATTATTCCAACTGGCAGAATAAGAACCATTCA GCATCTGAGGACCAGGATGCTGGAGAAGGGCCTTCGAATCAAGAt AGCTCCAGCAGAGCCCAGCTGTTAGCTTCAATCAAATCTAAATCATATGGACAGGTTATGGAG GCCTCAAAGTCCCGACGTCACCGACAGGCACAGCTTGTGCCGTCAGCCGATGCAGATCTAACATGTAAAGTCTCTtcaaagaaaaagagaaaaccATCTCTTAAAAATCGCACACAGTCACGCTTCAAGATTCAAG gaaaagagagagagatactgAAACATGCGACACGCCTTTGGCGTTTGAGTGCGGTGAAAGAAGAGACGGTGGCAG aaagAAAGAAGCCATTCAACTGGAACCCTAAGATGGAAAGTGATGTCATGTAG
- the LOC141368843 gene encoding interferon alpha-inducible protein 27, mitochondrial-like: MFVTKLSTVDFHAKLRLETREQSSLEQGADYDMGLLKISSDVAGAGGAIAAAPLVLGAVGFTAAGVAAGSYAAGMMSAAAVANGGGVAAGSLVAILQAAGAAGIPVAAQAVVGAVGGGVATAAAILI, encoded by the exons atgtttgtaaccaagctgAGCACCGTTGACTTCCATgccaaatt AAGGCTCGAGACTCGGGAGCAGTCCAGTCTGGAGCAGGGAGCAGACTACGACATGGGATTGT TAAAAATATCATCCGATGTAGCAGGTGCAG GCGGAGCAATTGCTGCAGCACCATTGGTTCTCGGGGCTGTGGGTTTCACCGCAGCAGGAGTTGCTGCGGGTTCTTATGCCGCCGGTATGATGTCAGCTGCTGCTGTGGCTAACGGAGGAGGAGTCGCAGCTGGATCTCTGGTAGCAATTCTTCAGGCGGCAG GTGCTGCTGGTATCCCTGTAGCAGCTCAGGCTGTTGTCGGTGCGGTGGGCGGTGGTGTGGCTACAGCAGCTGCGATATTGATTTGA
- the LOC129416168 gene encoding uncharacterized protein → MGLLMILGGVAGAGGAIAAAPLVLGAVGFTAAGVAAGSYAAGMMSAAAVANGGGVAAGGAVAALQAAGAAGIPVAAQAVVGAVGGTVGSALATAAALLI, encoded by the exons ATGGGATTGT TAATGATACTTGGAGGTGTAGCAGGTGCAG GCGGAGCAATTGCTGCAGCACCATTGGTTCTCGGGGCTGTGGGTTTCACCGCAGCAGGAGTTGCTGCGGGTTCTTATGCCGCCGGTATGATGTCAGCTGCAGCTGTGGCTAACGGAGGAGGAGTCGCAGCTGGAGGAGCCGTAGCAGCCCTTCAGGCAGCAG GTGCCGCTGGCATCCCTGTAGCAGCTCAGGCTGTTGTCGGTGCGGTGGGCGGTACTGTTGGAAGCGCTTTGGCTACAGCAGCTGCTCTACTGATTTGA